The genomic region CCGAAAAAACCGTAACGATCGTCTGCAACGCTTCGAGTTCGTACAAGTTTGATCTCGTTCTAGCAACGAATCTTTTTTACTGCGCGCTCGGATCGAAGATCGGAATTCTCAAAGTGAATCGGGTAAATTGCCCCGGTTCACTTTCCAATCTCAAACTTCCTCCGTGTTCGTTCGCAATTCCCAAACTCACGGACAATCCGAGTCCGGTTCCTTTATCAGCCGCCTTCGTCGTGAAGAACGTTTTAAAAACCGATTTTTGAATTTCGAAGGGAATTCCCGTTCCGAAATCACAAACGTTGAACTCCGCGAATTTCTTTTGTTGATCTTCCACAACGTCGACTTCGAGAAGAATTCTTTTTCCCTCGTCGTATTCGGGAAACTTTTGATTGAGACTGTCTACGGAGTTGTTGACTAAGTTCACCAAAATCTGAAGGATCTGCCCTTCTCTGCATTGAATCGTATAACCAGGATCCACATTTTTCCAACCGACTTCGATTCGATTCATTTTAAAGATCTGTTGTGTGATCGATTCCAGTTTGATTAGAATTTCGGAAACGTCGACGGGATGAAGCGATCCCTTATCGTCTCTGGAAAAACGAAGAAGATTTTTCATGATCGTTGAAATACGAGCGCTTTCGTCCCGAATTTTAACGGCTAATTGTTTCGACTTATTCGGATCGACGTCTCCCCTTGCGATCATCGCCGCGTATTCGGAAATGGCGAGCAACGGATTGTTGATTTCGTGCGCGAGGGTTCCGGCCATCATTCCCATCGCTTCCAGTTTTTGACTTTGTCTCAACTGTTCCTCGAGTTCGTATCTTTCCTTCTCCGCCTTTATGCGCAATTCATGATCTTCTAATTCGTGTAAGGCTCTTTGAACCGCGGGAAGAAGTTTTTCGATTCTATCCTTCAACACGTAGTCGGTCGCGCCCATCGTAAGGGTTTGAATCGCCGCGTCTTCTCCATAGGTTCCCGAAACGAAGATGAACGGGGTTCCGGGGCAGATTTTTTTCGCGACCTTGAGGGCTGAGAATCCGTCGTATTTCGGAAGACTGAAATCGGATAAGATCAAATGCGGTTTTTGTTCGAGAATCGCCTGCGAAAAACTTTCCGAATCGCTCGCATGAATCGGATAATAGTCGATCTTAGCTCGATTCAATTGTCTTTGGATCAGCTCCAAGTCGACCAACGAATCTTCTAAGAAAAGAAATTTCCATTTATTCATTCTCTATACCGTTCTCTTTTTTTGAGTTTTCGGAAAGTTTAGGAAGGGTGAAAGAAAACTTGGAGCCTTCGTTCAAAGCGCCTTCCGCGAATACCTCTCCACCGTGACGTTGTACGATTCTTGCGACGATCGCCAAACCGACTCCCGTGCCTTCGAATTCTTCCTGGGTATGAAGTCTTTGAAAAACTTTAAACAATCGATTCGAATACGCCTTGTTGAAGCCGACTCCGTTGTCCTCGACACAATAGGAATTGTACCCGTCCACTTGTTTGCAGCCGATCTTGATTACCGGTTGATCCTTCGTCGAAGAATACTTCGCTGCGTTGGAAATCAAATTCATCCAAACCTGTTTCAGCGCGGCCCCGTCCGCAAGTGCGTTCGGGAGATCGGCAACTTGAAAGGAATATTTCTTTTGAGAATAATTCTGCAGAACGACCGCGATCACTTCTTTAACCATGTTGTTCATGTCCACGACGCGAGTGACGATTTCGATCTTGGAAACTCTGTGAAAGTTGAGAAGGTCTTGGATCAGACTGTTCATATAAACCACGTTTTTTTGAACGATCTTCAGCAATCGAACGGCTTCGGGATCCATCGAACTTTCGAAGTCTTCAATAATAATATTCAAGAAACCTTCTATACCTCGGATCGGAGCGCGAAGATCGTGCGAGACGGAATAACTAAACGATTCCATGTCCTTGTTCGCGGTTTCCAAGGTTTCGATCGATTTTTTCAACATCGCAAAGTTACGCACTCGTACGATCAATTCCTCCGGAGTGAACGGCTTGATGAGATAATCCTGCGCTCCTTCCTGCAAAAGTTTGACCCTGAAATTCTGATCGGATTTGGCGCTTAAGAATAGTATATAAGTTCCTTCGAGTTCGGGATTCTTCCTGATTTCGCGAACCATCTGATCTCCGCTGAGAACGGGCATCATGATATCCGTAACGATGATATCCGGTTTTTCTCGAAGCGCTTTTTCCAAACCCTGTTTCCCGTCCGAAGCGACCACAAGATTGAACTCGGAGGATAACGTATCGAAGATATACTTTCTCATTTCGGAATTGTCTTCGACGATCAAAACCTTAGGGCGATTGTAGAACGCGTTGGATTCGTCGGTTTCGATTCTTCTTTTTTTGAGTTCGAAAATATCGCTCATCAATGCGGGGGTCAGTTCCTCCATCTCCGCGGCTTGTTTGTTTTCTTCGATCTGATACGGAGCATAAATCGGGATCTGAACCTTAAACAAAGCTCCTCCCAAAAGAGAATCAAAAACTCCGATCGAACCTAAATGCAGATTTACGAATTCTTTGGCGATCGCAAGTCCGAGACCGGTTCCTCCGAACGACCTCGAATCTCCCTCTTCTCCCTGTCTGAATTTTTCGAAGATCTGTTCCCGCAGACGTTCGGGAACTCCGGGTCCGCTGTCGGCGACAAAGATGGAAGCCAACGCTCCTTCCATTTTCAAAGAACAATGAATCTTTCCCGAATCGGGAACGAACTTAAACGCGTTCGAGATCAGATTCAAAACGATTCTTTCCACTTTGGAAACGTCTATCTGAGCGGGAAAACTTTCGGGAATGTTCAGAACCAAATCTATGTTTCTTTCCTTCGCGACCGAATCGAAATGTGCGGCGATGTATTGAATCAGCTTGGCAAGGTCCGCGTTCGAATATTCCAAAGCCATCTTTCCCGCTTCCAACTTGGAAAGATCAAGCAGATCGTTTACGTGTTTTAAAAGAGTATAAGAATTTCTTTCGATCGTTTCCAAAAACGTACGTTGTGTCCCGGAAAGTCTTTGATCCTTTAACATGGTCCGAGTCGGTCCTATGATCAAGGTCAAAGGAGTTCTGAGCTCGTGACTGACATTGGCAAAGAATTGAGATTTGAGTTGATCCATTTCAAAAAGTCTTTTGTAGACTTCTTGGATCTCGTTTTCCCTTTGTGTAAGTTCTTCGTTGAGCCGGAGCAAGTCCTTGTTGGATTTCTGAATCTCCTGTGCCCTTTGATAGATTTCGGTTTCCATCGTGGCCGTGAGTGTTCGCAGTTCTTCGGTGACCTTGTTCTGTTCCGTGCCCATGTTTTTGAGTCGGACGAACTCCGTGACTTCTTCGGCTCTATGGATGATATAAAGAACCTCTCCTTTCTTGTTCAATAAGGGAGAATTCATCGGGCTCCAATATTTTTCCTCGAAGCCTCCGCCCTCCGATTCGGGTCGCCTAACGTCGTATTTTTGAACGGCCATCGTATTGGGAATCTTATCCTTCAAAACGATATTCAAGGAAGCTCTGAGATTGCTGACTCCGTCCGCGTTCGGATCGGAAGGATTATCGGGAAAAACTTCGAAAATTCCTTTTCCAACGATTTCGTTTCTTTTGGTTTTTGTGGCTTGGAGATATGCGTCGGTTACTGCGGCGATTCTAAAATCGGGCAAAAGAATTAGATAAAGTCCGGACAATGACTCGAAGATGAGTCTGTATTCTCCTAGTTCTAAATCGACGCTTTTTACCATAAATTTCTAATTCCGTTGGGGAATCGTATCGAAATAGCATTCGCTTTGAATTCGAATTACGAGGACATACAATTATCAAAGTTCAAATGGATTTTCAAATGCTTTTTGTTGAAATTTACAATTAGACTCGTTTTATAAAAGTATAACATAAATACCGATAAAGAGACGGGCTTTTTCAAAGGTAATTCTCAAAATATTTCGGATTTTCCCTTCTCGGAAGAATTTTTTAGAAAGAATTTATTGCCAGCGCCTTCTATATTCTCCGTACACTTCGTTAAAACGGATTCTTCGTCGCGGAATGTTCATTCCGTTTCTTGAATGCGACTAAATTCGAGAAACTTACAGTATACTAGGCTAGTATACTGCCCAACAATTGGAAAGTATATGAATACATTATAAAATTGGAGAATTCTAAAGTAGCAATCGAGAGAAAAACGGAGAATTAGTCCGAAAAAACGAGAATGCGGAAATTATTCTGCGTTATTTAGTCAATTTCTTGCACGTCGGTTTCCGCGAGAATTTTTCTTCGTTTGCCTAAGGATTCCTTTAAACTTAAAAAATCGGAGAGAACGAAAATGATCGTGATAAAGGATAAAATCGCCTCTAAGATCACGAGAACTTCGGCGCTTGTGCTTTCCGGAACGATTTTAATGATTCCTATGTTCGTAAAAATCATCAGACTGAAGTAGAAGAACTTAAAGGACAAAAGAAACGGAGTGATCTCGTTCGGAATACCGGAAAACGATTTCGGATCGACTCGATACAAACAAAAGTAATCGAATCCGAAGGAAACGATGATAACTCCGATATTCACCGCGATAAATACAAGAAATTCGTAATATTGAAGATCCAAACCGGAAAGTTCCGAAATCTTTCGAAACCCTTTGATAAAAAAATAGATCGATTTGATTCCAGCCAAACCCACGATCAAAAAATGAATGTTGATCGCGGTAAACTCGCTTTCATCCAGATAAACGATCGTCAAACCGAGTACAATGACCGCGGCGTATTCCACAAGAATCTTGAGTATGTTGCGAATGACGTATCGATCGATATACATGGATCAGATCGCCACCTTTTTGTAGAAGATTCTTTTGGTGATCTCGGCAACGGTCACATACAAAACGATGATTCCCACGAGCAGAGCCAAAAATTCCGGAGGAAGAGGAACCAATCCGAACAAACCTGCGATCGGCGTATAAGGAATCGTGATCGTAAGAAACACAACGGAGAGCGTCGTTAAGAACAAAGGAGTTCCCGGTCTGCTTGTAAAAAAAGCGTTTCTCGTTCGGATCACAAGAACGATGAGCGAAGCCGATACGACGGATTCTATAAACCAACCCGTTCTAAACTGATCGTGATCTACGCGTAAGATCCACTGTAAAACTCCGAAGGTCAGATAATCGAAGAAGGAACTTACCATTCCGAACACGACCATAAATTTTCGAATCGCTCCTATGTCCCAGCGTTTCGGGGTGGAAATCATTTCCGTATCGACCCGATCGGTTGCGATCGTCATCTCGGGAAAGTCCGTCAAAAAATTAGTGAGTAGAATTTGTTTCGGCAACAAGGGTAAGAATGGAAGAAAGAGGGAAACTCCCGCCATGCTGAACATATTTCCGAAGTTGGCGCTCGTCGCCATAAATACGTATTTCAGCGTGTTTGCGAACGTGGTTCTACCTTCCTTCACTCCGTCGACTAAAACTTCCAAATCCTTTTCCAACAATACGAGATCGGCGGCGTTCTTCGCTACATCCACCGCTTTTTCCACGGAAATTCCGACGTCCGCGGAATGAAGAGCGGATACGTCGTTGATTCCGTCTCCGATATATCCGACCACGTTTCCCGCTTTCTTCAATGCGATGATGATTCTTTCTTTGCTGTTGGGTTCGACTTCCGCAAAAACGTCCACCTCTCCCACTTTTTGAATCAAGGCTTCGTTGCTCATCGTTTCCAGTTCGGGACCGCAAAGAGTATTCG from Leptospira kmetyi serovar Malaysia str. Bejo-Iso9 harbors:
- the lvrB gene encoding hybrid histidine kinase/response regulator LvrB is translated as MNKWKFLFLEDSLVDLELIQRQLNRAKIDYYPIHASDSESFSQAILEQKPHLILSDFSLPKYDGFSALKVAKKICPGTPFIFVSGTYGEDAAIQTLTMGATDYVLKDRIEKLLPAVQRALHELEDHELRIKAEKERYELEEQLRQSQKLEAMGMMAGTLAHEINNPLLAISEYAAMIARGDVDPNKSKQLAVKIRDESARISTIMKNLLRFSRDDKGSLHPVDVSEILIKLESITQQIFKMNRIEVGWKNVDPGYTIQCREGQILQILVNLVNNSVDSLNQKFPEYDEGKRILLEVDVVEDQQKKFAEFNVCDFGTGIPFEIQKSVFKTFFTTKAADKGTGLGLSVSLGIANEHGGSLRLESEPGQFTRFTLRIPIFDPSAQ
- the lvrA gene encoding hybrid histidine kinase/response regulator LvrA is translated as MVKSVDLELGEYRLIFESLSGLYLILLPDFRIAAVTDAYLQATKTKRNEIVGKGIFEVFPDNPSDPNADGVSNLRASLNIVLKDKIPNTMAVQKYDVRRPESEGGGFEEKYWSPMNSPLLNKKGEVLYIIHRAEEVTEFVRLKNMGTEQNKVTEELRTLTATMETEIYQRAQEIQKSNKDLLRLNEELTQRENEIQEVYKRLFEMDQLKSQFFANVSHELRTPLTLIIGPTRTMLKDQRLSGTQRTFLETIERNSYTLLKHVNDLLDLSKLEAGKMALEYSNADLAKLIQYIAAHFDSVAKERNIDLVLNIPESFPAQIDVSKVERIVLNLISNAFKFVPDSGKIHCSLKMEGALASIFVADSGPGVPERLREQIFEKFRQGEEGDSRSFGGTGLGLAIAKEFVNLHLGSIGVFDSLLGGALFKVQIPIYAPYQIEENKQAAEMEELTPALMSDIFELKKRRIETDESNAFYNRPKVLIVEDNSEMRKYIFDTLSSEFNLVVASDGKQGLEKALREKPDIIVTDIMMPVLSGDQMVREIRKNPELEGTYILFLSAKSDQNFRVKLLQEGAQDYLIKPFTPEELIVRVRNFAMLKKSIETLETANKDMESFSYSVSHDLRAPIRGIEGFLNIIIEDFESSMDPEAVRLLKIVQKNVVYMNSLIQDLLNFHRVSKIEIVTRVVDMNNMVKEVIAVVLQNYSQKKYSFQVADLPNALADGAALKQVWMNLISNAAKYSSTKDQPVIKIGCKQVDGYNSYCVEDNGVGFNKAYSNRLFKVFQRLHTQEEFEGTGVGLAIVARIVQRHGGEVFAEGALNEGSKFSFTLPKLSENSKKENGIENE